GTGGGTCCGGAATCGAGAGGTGCTCGAGGCGGGCGAGCAGTAGCGCGGCCGGTACCTCGAGTCGGCGCCGACCGGGTCCGAAGTACCTATCACGAACCGGTACTGACGGGAATCCATGACCATGAAGGTCGGCGCACACGTGTCGATTTCCGGTTCGCGCGTCTCCTCCGACGACGAAACCCCGCCGTACGACGACATCCGCAACGCGGTCCACCGCCAGCGGGCGTTCGGCGGCAACTGCGGCCAGATCTTCACCACCTCGCCGCAGGTCTGGGCCCAGCCCGAGATCAGCGACGAGGCCGCCGAGGGCTTCCAGGACGAAACCGAGGAACAACTCGAGGGGCCGTGGGTGATTCACTCCGCGTATCTGGTCAACCTCTGTACGCCGAAGGACGACCTCCGGCGCAAGTCCAAGGAGAGCATGCAGGCGGAGCTCGACGCCGCCGCGCAGCTGGGAATTCCGTACGTCAACGTCCACCTCGGCGCACACACCGGCGCCGGCGTCGAGGGCGGCCTCGACAACGCGGCGAGTCTCATCGACGAACTCGAGGTCCCCGAGGACGTGCAGATCCTGATCGAGTCCGACGCGGGCAGCGGGACCAAGCTCGGCGGCGAGTTCGAGCACCTCGCGGGCATCATCGACCGCACCGAGACGGACATCGGTATCTGCATCGACACCGCCCACACGCTCGTCGCGGGTAACGACCTCACCACGCCCGAGGCCGTCGACGAGACCGTCCAGCGGTTCGACGACGAGGTCGGGCTGGAGTACCTCGAGTACATCCACCTCAACGACTCGAAGCACGACGTCGGCACGCACAAGGACGAACACGCCCACATCGGCGAGGGCTACATCGGCGAAGACGGCATGAAGGCCATCGTCAACCACCCCGACCTGCGGGACCTGCCGTTCGCGCTCGAGACGCCGACCGAGGACGGCCGCGGCTTCGAGTGGAACATCCAGAAGGTCAAGGAACTACGCGAGGAGTAACGACGAGCGGCGGTCGTCGCCGTTCGATCGCCACTTCCGCGTCGAATCGACCCGTTTTTACTCGAGACGCCACTATTCCGGCCCGTGCGCGAGTTCTCCGAAGACTACCTTCGCCGGACCCGCCGGGGGATGTGGGACGACTCCCGCGACGCCCTCGAGCCACTGAACCTCGAGTCCCGCGAGCGGATCCTGGACGTCGGCTGCGGTACCGGGGAGTTGAGCCGCGTGCTCGCGGCCGAATCGCCGGCCGACTGCGAGGTCGTCGGCTGCGACGCGGATCCGGCGC
This portion of the Halopiger aswanensis genome encodes:
- a CDS encoding deoxyribonuclease IV, whose protein sequence is MKVGAHVSISGSRVSSDDETPPYDDIRNAVHRQRAFGGNCGQIFTTSPQVWAQPEISDEAAEGFQDETEEQLEGPWVIHSAYLVNLCTPKDDLRRKSKESMQAELDAAAQLGIPYVNVHLGAHTGAGVEGGLDNAASLIDELEVPEDVQILIESDAGSGTKLGGEFEHLAGIIDRTETDIGICIDTAHTLVAGNDLTTPEAVDETVQRFDDEVGLEYLEYIHLNDSKHDVGTHKDEHAHIGEGYIGEDGMKAIVNHPDLRDLPFALETPTEDGRGFEWNIQKVKELREE